The following are from one region of the Maribacter aquivivus genome:
- a CDS encoding heme-binding domain-containing protein, whose protein sequence is MKLLKKISLGVVLVFVAIQFFSPTKNIATGNHTEAFIKQTNPSPELKNIFETSCYDCHSNNTDYPWYNNIAPVSFLLADHVKEGKEHLNFSEWENYSLDKKDHLLAEIEEEVVDGNMPLSQYTLLHKDTELTANEVNKLVEWVRQTRIIYQLGKQPK, encoded by the coding sequence ATGAAATTACTAAAAAAAATTAGCCTAGGTGTTGTTTTAGTGTTTGTTGCTATACAGTTTTTCAGTCCTACAAAAAATATTGCTACAGGTAACCATACAGAAGCTTTTATAAAGCAGACGAACCCATCGCCAGAACTTAAGAATATTTTTGAAACTTCTTGTTACGATTGTCATAGCAACAATACAGATTACCCGTGGTATAATAACATTGCTCCGGTTTCATTTTTGCTGGCCGATCACGTTAAGGAAGGCAAGGAACATTTAAATTTTTCTGAATGGGAAAATTATTCTTTAGATAAAAAAGATCATTTATTAGCAGAGATAGAAGAGGAAGTCGTTGATGGAAACATGCCATTATCTCAATACACCTTGTTACATAAAGATACAGAGCTTACGGCCAATGAAGTTAATAAATTGGTAGAGTGGGTAAGGCAAACCCGTATTATTTATCAATTAGGGAAGCAACCAAAGTAG
- a CDS encoding adenylosuccinate lyase gives MNKEELYEALNYVSASRENRIKMAFKIEDNPHLIPILIEIIKNDIDPISCKAGWVLESISKINLIPIITNLDVFIDSLKHISLESSVRPASKICQLLVINEFSKKPEKLKQKLTTKHLNTITEAAFDWLIGDYKVAPKAYSMTTLLLIGRKISWIHPELQQILKQNYESGSAAYKARARMTLKVLEKK, from the coding sequence ATGAATAAGGAAGAACTTTATGAAGCATTGAATTATGTAAGCGCTTCTAGAGAAAACCGAATTAAAATGGCATTTAAAATTGAAGATAATCCTCATTTAATTCCTATTCTTATTGAGATAATCAAAAATGATATAGATCCCATATCATGTAAGGCTGGTTGGGTTTTAGAAAGTATTTCGAAAATAAATCTAATACCAATTATAACAAACCTTGATGTATTCATCGATTCGTTAAAACATATTTCATTAGAATCATCTGTTCGCCCGGCTTCAAAAATTTGTCAGTTATTGGTGATAAACGAATTTTCTAAAAAGCCTGAAAAACTAAAACAAAAGTTGACAACAAAACATTTAAACACCATTACTGAAGCTGCTTTTGACTGGCTCATAGGTGATTATAAAGTTGCCCCAAAAGCATACTCAATGACCACTCTTCTTTTAATAGGTAGAAAAATAAGTTGGATCCATCCAGAATTACAACAAATACTTAAACAAAACTACGAGAGCGGTAGCGCTGCATACAAGGCAAGAGCCAGAATGACCTTAAAAGTTCTAGAAAAAAAGTAG